The Nostoc sp. 'Lobaria pulmonaria (5183) cyanobiont' genome window below encodes:
- the infC gene encoding translation initiation factor IF-3 codes for MNKWEKFIIAIQKQLINSQIKSPSVFLIDHENNNRGLIDTNEALQLAESLELDLVVVSQGKDAPIAKILNYGKLQYQKKKRQSQSARPTVKEVRFGLNVGVADYNLRIEQAGEWLSKGDSVKFAIRLRGREHQYRDKAGELLDRIANDLSQVGKIQSLDKRALVVQVIPA; via the coding sequence TTGAACAAATGGGAGAAATTCATTATCGCAATCCAAAAGCAACTGATTAATTCACAAATCAAATCACCTAGCGTCTTCTTGATTGACCATGAAAATAACAATCGTGGTCTGATCGATACCAATGAGGCGTTACAGCTAGCCGAAAGCTTAGAGCTTGACTTAGTTGTAGTCTCCCAAGGTAAAGACGCTCCAATCGCCAAGATTCTCAACTATGGCAAGCTTCAGTATCAAAAGAAAAAACGTCAGAGTCAAAGTGCTAGACCCACGGTAAAGGAAGTTCGATTCGGTCTAAACGTGGGTGTGGCTGATTACAATTTACGCATTGAACAAGCAGGTGAGTGGTTAAGTAAAGGCGATTCTGTCAAGTTTGCCATTCGTTTACGAGGCCGAGAACATCAATATCGTGACAAAGCGGGAGAACTGCTAGACCGAATTGCAAACGATCTCAGTCAAGTAGGTAAAATCCAGTCGCTGGATAAACGCGCCCTAGTTGTTCAAGTCATTCCTGCTTAG